One region of Cobetia sp. cqz5-12 genomic DNA includes:
- a CDS encoding cold shock and DUF1294 domain-containing protein, which produces MNLQGRLTRWNDDKGFGFITPASGGKDVFAHISAYQGRGRPKASAQVHYQLGMDDNNRPRAIRFRTHGAGASTTSTGVWLAWLVALAVMVVLGAGWWQERLPWMLPAAYLGMSLVAYMAYRVDKLAATESEQRVREDTLHFMELLCGWPGALIAQQSLRHKTRKTSYRLVFWCAVLLNIAAVSWLTLSPDAATLRDLLGFPVMAGEATIRWS; this is translated from the coding sequence ATGAACCTTCAAGGACGATTGACGCGCTGGAACGATGACAAGGGCTTCGGCTTCATTACCCCGGCGTCGGGTGGCAAGGATGTCTTTGCCCACATCAGCGCCTACCAGGGGCGCGGGCGACCCAAGGCCAGCGCGCAGGTGCACTATCAGTTGGGTATGGATGACAACAATCGCCCACGTGCCATCCGCTTTCGCACCCATGGGGCCGGAGCTTCCACCACCTCTACCGGGGTGTGGCTTGCATGGTTGGTGGCGTTGGCCGTGATGGTGGTACTCGGAGCGGGCTGGTGGCAGGAGCGTCTGCCATGGATGTTGCCTGCAGCGTATCTGGGCATGAGCCTGGTGGCGTACATGGCGTATCGGGTAGATAAATTGGCCGCTACTGAGAGTGAACAGAGAGTCCGCGAGGATACCTTGCACTTCATGGAGCTGCTGTGTGGATGGCCGGGCGCGCTGATCGCCCAGCAAAGCCTGCGCCACAAGACGCGCAAGACAAGCTACCGGCTCGTGTTTTGGTGTGCGGTACTGCTCAATATCGCCGCCGTGAGCTGGCTGACGCTCTCGCCGGATGCCGCGACCCTTCGTGACCTGCTCGGCTTTCCCGTCATGGCAGGCGAGGCCACGATCCGATGGTCATGA
- a CDS encoding glutathione S-transferase family protein: protein MNSRLAAASAPIRLFRNPKSGHCHRVELMLALLGIPYETVDLDMANGAHKAPEFLKISPFGQVPAIEDNGVFLSDSNAILVYLTQRYDGEQRFMPSDALAAAEVQRWLSVAAGEIAAGPCTARLVTVFGAPFDHEQAIARAHALFAVMESHLEQRHYLVGERLTLADIAAYSYIAHAPEGGVSLSSYPTIGGWLARIEAEPGFVGMATSPVLA, encoded by the coding sequence ATGAACTCACGCCTTGCTGCCGCGTCAGCGCCCATCCGTCTGTTCCGCAATCCCAAGTCCGGCCACTGTCACCGCGTCGAGCTGATGCTGGCGCTGCTGGGCATTCCCTATGAGACGGTGGATCTCGATATGGCCAACGGCGCGCACAAGGCGCCCGAGTTTCTCAAGATCAGTCCGTTCGGGCAGGTGCCGGCCATTGAGGACAATGGCGTCTTCCTGAGTGATTCCAACGCCATTCTTGTCTACTTGACCCAGCGCTATGACGGCGAGCAGCGCTTCATGCCCAGCGATGCGCTGGCGGCGGCCGAAGTGCAGCGCTGGCTCTCGGTGGCGGCCGGAGAGATTGCCGCTGGCCCCTGCACCGCACGTCTGGTCACCGTGTTCGGTGCTCCCTTTGACCACGAGCAGGCCATCGCTCGCGCCCATGCCCTGTTTGCCGTCATGGAGTCCCATCTGGAACAGCGTCACTACCTGGTGGGGGAGCGCCTCACCTTGGCCGACATCGCGGCTTACAGCTACATCGCCCATGCCCCGGAAGGTGGTGTCAGCCTGAGTTCTTATCCCACCATTGGCGGTTGGCTTGCGCGTATCGAAGCCGAGCCGGGGTTCGTAGGCATGGCGACGAGCCCGGTACTGGCCTGA
- a CDS encoding LysR substrate-binding domain-containing protein: MDRLQTLEVFVAVADAESFAAGSRVLGMSAPSVTRGINALEARLGARLFTRTTRRVRLTEIGERYLADARRILAELQAAEDGVSGAATRPTGVLRITCPTEFGRIHVMPLLMEYLEHYPEMRAEVVMVDRVVNMIEEGFDIAVRIGSLPSSGLTALRVGSVRRVVCGSPTYFAREGMPASLEALATQRVIASSTLSNGREWRFGREGEHSVRVSPRLTMSSIAACIEAARSGWGITRVLSYQVGEDLAAGRLQAVLEALEPPPLPIHLLHSEGRGAVAKVRTFLDFAAERLRADPVLNPAPSA; encoded by the coding sequence ATGGACCGACTGCAGACACTGGAGGTCTTCGTGGCCGTGGCGGATGCCGAAAGCTTCGCGGCAGGCAGCCGCGTGCTGGGCATGAGCGCTCCCTCGGTGACACGCGGCATCAATGCCCTGGAAGCCCGCCTGGGTGCCCGCCTGTTCACGCGTACCACACGTCGCGTACGCCTGACCGAGATCGGTGAGCGATATCTGGCGGATGCACGGCGCATCCTGGCGGAGCTTCAGGCAGCGGAGGATGGTGTCAGCGGCGCCGCGACACGCCCTACCGGCGTATTGCGCATCACCTGCCCCACCGAGTTCGGTCGCATTCACGTGATGCCGCTGCTGATGGAGTATCTGGAGCACTATCCCGAAATGCGTGCCGAGGTGGTGATGGTGGACCGCGTGGTCAACATGATCGAGGAAGGCTTCGATATCGCCGTGCGCATCGGTTCCCTGCCGTCCTCGGGGCTTACGGCGCTGAGAGTCGGCAGCGTGCGGCGCGTGGTGTGTGGCTCACCGACCTATTTCGCCCGCGAAGGCATGCCTGCCTCACTGGAAGCGCTGGCCACACAGCGCGTCATCGCTTCAAGCACGCTGAGCAACGGCAGGGAGTGGCGTTTCGGCCGTGAAGGAGAACACTCCGTACGCGTAAGCCCACGGCTAACGATGAGCAGCATTGCTGCCTGCATCGAGGCGGCACGCAGTGGCTGGGGCATCACCCGCGTGCTCTCGTATCAGGTCGGCGAAGATCTTGCGGCGGGTCGCCTGCAGGCCGTACTGGAGGCGCTCGAACCACCGCCGCTGCCGATCCACCTGTTGCACAGCGAGGGTCGTGGCGCGGTGGCCAAGGTCCGCACCTTCCTGGACTTTGCCGCCGAACGCCTGCGCGCCGACCCGGTGCTGAATCCCGCACCGTCAGCGTGA
- a CDS encoding LysR family transcriptional regulator — MSLVQERRIRHFHEAARLGSVRAAADYLNVAPSAVSRQITQLEHELGMPLLERHRRGVKPTEAGERVLEYYRQRLAQQEVLLESLQSLKGLQSGSLILAIGEGFIEGLGGPLSRFSARYPGIELKVNLCGTNEVIRQVVEDEAHLGLVFHPPRDPKIRTHVSRPQPVCAVVNPAHPLAREAEGAREPLTLAALEGHALALPEVSFGIRQIVAQAEHQAGVILSPTLTCNALAMLKQFALQGGVTLLPDFVVAEEVDAGRLCRLSLQEAPFITPHVQLISRLGRQLSVGADRLLGLLRENMTAFNAPEVGSVGQSR; from the coding sequence ATGAGCCTGGTGCAGGAACGACGTATCCGTCATTTCCATGAGGCGGCCAGACTGGGCAGCGTGAGAGCGGCGGCGGATTATCTGAATGTGGCGCCGTCTGCGGTCAGTCGACAGATCACCCAGCTGGAGCATGAGCTGGGCATGCCTTTGCTTGAGCGCCATCGCCGTGGGGTCAAGCCGACGGAAGCCGGGGAGCGGGTGCTCGAATACTACCGGCAGCGACTGGCGCAACAGGAGGTATTGCTGGAGTCATTGCAGTCATTGAAGGGCCTGCAGAGCGGCTCGCTGATACTGGCGATCGGGGAGGGCTTCATCGAGGGGCTGGGGGGGCCCTTGAGCCGTTTCTCTGCGCGCTATCCGGGCATCGAACTCAAGGTGAATCTGTGCGGGACCAATGAAGTGATCCGTCAGGTCGTCGAGGACGAGGCGCATCTGGGACTGGTGTTCCATCCGCCTCGCGACCCCAAGATCCGCACGCATGTCTCGCGACCGCAACCGGTGTGTGCGGTAGTCAATCCTGCGCATCCACTGGCGCGTGAGGCCGAGGGTGCGCGCGAGCCACTGACACTGGCGGCGCTCGAGGGCCATGCCCTGGCGCTGCCGGAAGTGTCGTTCGGCATCCGTCAGATTGTCGCCCAGGCGGAGCATCAGGCCGGGGTGATACTGAGCCCGACGCTCACCTGCAACGCGCTGGCGATGCTCAAGCAGTTCGCGCTGCAGGGCGGCGTGACCCTGCTGCCGGATTTCGTGGTGGCCGAGGAGGTCGATGCCGGACGGCTGTGTCGGCTGTCGCTTCAGGAAGCGCCTTTCATCACGCCGCATGTGCAACTGATCAGCCGACTGGGCCGGCAACTGAGCGTCGGTGCCGATCGTCTGCTTGGTTTGCTGCGCGAGAACATGACGGCCTTCAACGCGCCGGAGGTAGGCTCAGTCGGTCAATCACGCTGA
- a CDS encoding 2OG-Fe(II) oxygenase, whose translation MTHSVLHPTRLQQTRLQQARELELPSREAMLRRAPSVQQFWDSHRQLLSDAWREWEAVEPDDLAILDSGLIDKALRTAVKQAWENPERETDVKALMTEVATDVYQFQLFDVERIVDLRNLLEKAWDAGIPLRPPYGIVLNRRGAMLDRRSEGYLAAPSFQAFYQQLLDTYMRPISRLLFPEIMGYDSQSFGFSIHYQPTTDASIRPHTDASSVTLNINMNLPDETFEGSELDVLEAASGDAVRFSFTPGSAMLHRGNVPHAAQPITSGQRSNLVLWLYGERGQIPPQGAQRRPIPARERWVSTGAEQDDYAPF comes from the coding sequence ATGACTCACTCTGTATTGCACCCCACCCGATTACAGCAGACCCGCTTGCAGCAAGCCCGCGAGCTCGAACTGCCTTCCCGCGAAGCCATGCTGCGGCGCGCCCCCTCCGTCCAACAATTCTGGGACAGCCACCGTCAACTGCTGAGTGACGCCTGGCGTGAATGGGAAGCCGTCGAGCCAGACGACCTCGCCATCCTCGACAGTGGATTGATCGACAAGGCGCTGCGCACTGCCGTCAAGCAGGCGTGGGAGAATCCCGAGCGCGAGACGGACGTCAAGGCGCTGATGACAGAAGTCGCCACCGACGTCTATCAGTTCCAGCTCTTCGATGTCGAGCGCATCGTTGATTTGCGCAACCTGCTGGAAAAGGCATGGGATGCCGGTATTCCGCTGCGCCCGCCCTACGGCATCGTGCTGAATCGACGCGGCGCCATGCTCGACCGTCGCTCCGAGGGCTATCTGGCGGCACCGAGCTTCCAGGCGTTCTATCAGCAGCTGCTGGATACCTACATGCGCCCGATCTCGCGGCTGCTGTTCCCGGAAATCATGGGCTACGATAGCCAGTCCTTCGGCTTCTCGATCCACTATCAGCCCACCACGGACGCCTCGATTCGGCCGCATACCGATGCCTCGTCCGTGACCCTCAACATCAACATGAACCTGCCCGACGAGACCTTCGAGGGCTCCGAACTGGACGTTCTGGAAGCCGCCAGCGGAGACGCAGTTCGCTTCTCGTTCACGCCCGGCTCGGCCATGCTGCATCGGGGCAATGTGCCGCATGCCGCGCAGCCGATCACCAGCGGCCAGCGCTCCAACCTGGTGCTGTGGCTGTATGGTGAGCGAGGCCAGATACCGCCACAGGGCGCCCAGCGTCGGCCGATACCTGCCAGGGAGCGCTGGGTCTCCACAGGCGCCGAACAGGATGATTACGCACCGTTCTGA
- a CDS encoding serine O-acetyltransferase, producing MLLQNWAANCWAIDIHPAARLGKGLFVDHGIGLVIGETAIVEDEVSLWHGVTLGSTLGEAGVRHPHVRRGALVCAGATVLGNIEVGENAIVAANAVVLKPVTAGSVVAGTPARVVGQAPNSLATFCHSPDITQPEARQ from the coding sequence GTGCTGCTGCAGAACTGGGCCGCCAATTGCTGGGCGATCGATATCCATCCGGCAGCCCGCCTGGGCAAGGGACTTTTCGTCGATCATGGCATCGGGCTGGTGATCGGCGAGACCGCCATCGTCGAGGATGAGGTCAGTCTGTGGCATGGCGTCACACTGGGCAGCACGCTCGGCGAGGCGGGAGTGCGCCATCCTCACGTTCGCCGTGGGGCGCTGGTCTGCGCCGGAGCCACCGTACTGGGCAATATCGAGGTCGGCGAGAACGCCATCGTGGCCGCCAATGCCGTGGTGCTGAAGCCTGTCACCGCCGGCAGCGTCGTGGCGGGTACACCGGCTCGAGTCGTCGGACAGGCACCCAACTCGCTCGCCACGTTCTGCCATTCACCAGACATAACCCAGCCTGAAGCCCGCCAATGA
- a CDS encoding nuclear transport factor 2 family protein, with protein MSANLPRHPLPPFTPDTAAYKVRLAEDGWNSRDPEKVALAYSPDTRWRNRAEFVTDRDEVVAFLNRKWASELDYRLIKELWASAGNRIAVRYAYEYRNDSGQWFRAYGNENWQFDEQGLMTHRHASINEHPIAQSERKFHWPLGRRPDDHPGLSDFGF; from the coding sequence ATGTCAGCCAATCTCCCCCGCCATCCCTTGCCACCGTTCACGCCAGACACTGCGGCATACAAGGTGCGTCTTGCCGAAGATGGCTGGAACAGCCGTGACCCCGAGAAGGTAGCGCTGGCGTATTCGCCGGACACCCGTTGGCGCAATCGTGCCGAATTCGTGACCGACCGTGATGAGGTGGTGGCCTTCCTGAACCGCAAGTGGGCAAGCGAGCTCGACTATCGCCTGATCAAGGAGCTGTGGGCTAGCGCAGGGAATCGGATCGCCGTGCGTTACGCCTATGAATATCGCAATGACAGCGGGCAGTGGTTTCGCGCCTACGGCAATGAGAACTGGCAGTTCGATGAGCAGGGCCTGATGACCCATCGCCACGCCAGCATCAATGAGCACCCCATCGCGCAGAGCGAGCGCAAGTTCCATTGGCCATTGGGGCGCCGACCGGATGACCACCCCGGGTTGAGCGATTTCGGCTTCTGA
- a CDS encoding DUF2628 domain-containing protein, whose translation MASFRILTHPQHGTRAVKIGWSWPAFFFGMFWALYKRMWLLAGSLFGFIVLSSVFIPATMEGQLISNVLFLGLNLTISLKGNQWYASLLETQGYQEQAQVSARNPDDALAVHANSQKASAADIRDHEQGAHSQDQDPVGGQRDGRETEHERKDGRHDGDDDENGDGGGDGGAGGKGSGNATGTFIG comes from the coding sequence ATGGCTTCATTTCGTATTCTGACCCATCCCCAGCACGGCACACGTGCCGTCAAGATCGGCTGGTCCTGGCCGGCGTTCTTCTTCGGCATGTTCTGGGCGCTCTACAAGCGCATGTGGTTGCTGGCGGGCAGCCTGTTCGGCTTCATCGTCCTCAGCTCGGTCTTCATTCCCGCGACGATGGAAGGGCAGCTGATTTCCAACGTCCTGTTCCTGGGCTTGAACCTGACCATCAGCCTCAAGGGCAACCAGTGGTACGCGAGCCTGCTGGAAACCCAGGGCTATCAAGAGCAGGCACAGGTCTCGGCGCGCAATCCCGATGATGCACTGGCCGTACATGCCAACTCGCAGAAAGCCTCTGCTGCCGATATCCGTGATCATGAACAAGGCGCTCACTCACAGGATCAGGATCCTGTGGGCGGTCAGCGTGACGGGCGGGAAACCGAGCATGAGCGCAAGGATGGCAGGCATGACGGAGATGATGACGAAAACGGTGATGGTGGCGGTGACGGTGGTGCCGGTGGCAAGGGCAGCGGCAATGCCACGGGTACCTTCATCGGCTAG
- a CDS encoding VOC family protein, translated as MSLPRQSPQGIDHPLVTVRDHAEALALYRRMGFAPSPVSYHPWGSVTSLMMFRDNFIEVIGIDDASKFGTNSSVTCDGERFCFGRQLGEFLTRGEEGVSLVALHSRDADADHQRLTAAGLPSQGRIDFRRKMTLPDGRDDEAVVSLALFIDPTLPDASNFLCHQHRPELIWVKGWQQHPNEVDGITAITYLAEPGDLKTPHPLETRWRAIYGDAVAWRDGVLEADNGCGMLRAVDAAQAAREFPQMALPASTQDPTSRPHAIAIRLNTRNPQALRELLTRNAVPHHQIDERTVVDARAAGNVLLEFVGAE; from the coding sequence ATGAGTCTTCCACGTCAGTCACCGCAAGGCATCGACCACCCGCTGGTCACCGTACGTGATCACGCAGAGGCATTGGCGCTATATCGCAGGATGGGCTTCGCACCCTCGCCCGTCAGCTATCACCCCTGGGGCAGTGTCACCTCGTTGATGATGTTCCGAGACAACTTCATCGAGGTGATCGGCATCGACGATGCCAGCAAGTTCGGCACCAATTCCAGCGTGACCTGTGACGGTGAGCGCTTCTGCTTTGGCCGCCAGCTGGGCGAGTTTCTGACGCGTGGCGAGGAAGGCGTGTCACTGGTCGCACTGCATAGCCGTGACGCGGACGCCGACCATCAACGCCTGACGGCTGCAGGCTTGCCAAGCCAGGGACGCATCGATTTTCGGCGCAAGATGACGCTGCCGGATGGCCGCGATGATGAAGCGGTCGTCTCGCTGGCACTCTTCATCGACCCGACACTGCCGGATGCCTCCAACTTCCTCTGCCATCAGCATCGTCCCGAGCTCATCTGGGTCAAGGGCTGGCAGCAGCATCCCAATGAGGTCGATGGCATCACGGCGATCACCTATCTCGCCGAGCCAGGTGATCTGAAGACACCGCATCCGCTGGAAACACGCTGGCGAGCGATCTATGGCGATGCGGTGGCCTGGCGCGATGGCGTACTGGAAGCCGACAACGGCTGCGGCATGTTGCGCGCCGTGGATGCCGCCCAGGCAGCGCGAGAGTTCCCGCAGATGGCACTGCCCGCCAGCACGCAAGACCCGACCTCACGACCGCATGCCATCGCGATTCGTCTCAACACGCGCAACCCGCAAGCACTGCGCGAGCTTCTGACACGCAATGCGGTACCCCATCACCAGATTGATGAGCGGACCGTGGTCGATGCCCGCGCAGCCGGCAACGTGTTGCTCGAATTCGTCGGCGCCGAATGA
- a CDS encoding L-lactate permease, with translation MNQSLLALLAFVPLLLAGVLLIGFRMAARLAMPIVFVVTALIALLAWDMTFTRVLASSLQGLILTVAILWIIFGALLLLNTLKHSGGIAAIRNGFSGISPDRRVQAIIVAWLFGCFIEGASGFGTPAAVAAPLMVALGFPALAAVVVGMMVQSTPVSFGAVGTPIVVGVSGGLDKAGVSETLAANGSNWDSYFQLITSEVAITHGIIGICMPLIMVAVMVRFFGANRSWREGLEVAPFALFAGVCFVVPYVLAGLLLGPEFPSMIGAMVGLAIVVPAARKGFLLPSRTWDFPHADSWPAEWIGKLDMTLEPVEGRKPLSVGMGWLPYVLLAVLLVMSRVITPIKDTLTSWSFGWSSILGEGDISGSLQPLYLPGGILVVVVLLTIVLHRMRMRDVSAAVSESSRTILGAGFVLLFTIPMVRILINSGVNEADLVSMPVAMAQFIADGVGDIYPLFAPSVGALGAFIAGSNTVSNLMLADFQFNVAQALGISSAMMVALQAVGAAAGNMIAIHNVVAASATVGLLGREGVTLRKTILPTLYYVIFAGIIGMIAFHGLGVVDGLMR, from the coding sequence ATGAATCAGTCGCTATTGGCATTGTTGGCCTTTGTGCCATTGCTGCTCGCCGGAGTGCTGTTGATCGGCTTTCGTATGGCCGCCCGCCTCGCCATGCCCATCGTCTTCGTGGTCACGGCGCTGATCGCCCTGCTGGCTTGGGACATGACCTTCACTCGTGTCCTGGCCTCGTCACTCCAGGGGCTGATACTGACGGTCGCGATCCTGTGGATCATCTTCGGCGCCCTGCTGCTGCTCAATACCCTCAAACATTCCGGCGGCATTGCCGCGATACGCAACGGCTTCTCCGGCATCAGTCCAGACCGCCGTGTGCAGGCCATCATCGTCGCCTGGCTGTTCGGTTGCTTCATCGAAGGTGCCTCAGGCTTCGGCACACCCGCTGCCGTCGCAGCCCCCTTGATGGTGGCGCTGGGCTTCCCGGCCCTGGCTGCAGTCGTGGTGGGCATGATGGTGCAGTCGACACCTGTCTCCTTCGGTGCCGTCGGCACGCCCATCGTGGTCGGGGTCTCCGGTGGCCTCGACAAGGCCGGTGTCAGCGAGACTCTGGCCGCGAACGGCTCCAACTGGGACAGCTACTTCCAGTTGATCACCTCTGAAGTCGCCATCACCCACGGCATCATCGGGATCTGCATGCCGTTGATCATGGTCGCGGTGATGGTGCGCTTCTTCGGCGCCAATCGCTCCTGGCGTGAAGGGTTGGAGGTCGCACCCTTCGCCTTGTTCGCCGGGGTCTGCTTCGTGGTGCCTTATGTATTGGCGGGCCTGTTGCTGGGACCGGAATTCCCCTCGATGATCGGCGCCATGGTCGGGCTCGCCATCGTGGTACCGGCGGCGCGCAAGGGCTTCCTGCTGCCCAGCCGGACCTGGGACTTCCCGCACGCTGACAGCTGGCCCGCGGAGTGGATCGGCAAGCTGGACATGACACTTGAGCCCGTCGAGGGTCGCAAGCCGCTGTCGGTCGGCATGGGGTGGCTGCCGTATGTGCTGCTCGCGGTACTGCTGGTGATGTCACGCGTCATTACGCCGATCAAGGACACGCTGACTTCGTGGAGCTTCGGCTGGAGCAGCATTCTCGGAGAGGGCGACATCTCCGGCAGTCTGCAGCCACTGTACCTGCCCGGCGGCATTCTGGTGGTCGTGGTACTGCTGACCATCGTGCTGCACCGCATGCGCATGCGTGATGTCAGTGCTGCCGTCAGCGAATCCAGCCGCACCATCCTCGGCGCAGGCTTCGTGCTGCTGTTCACGATTCCGATGGTGCGCATCCTGATCAATTCCGGCGTCAACGAGGCGGATCTGGTGTCGATGCCGGTGGCGATGGCGCAGTTCATCGCCGATGGCGTGGGCGATATCTACCCGCTGTTCGCGCCGAGTGTCGGTGCCCTCGGGGCCTTCATCGCCGGCTCCAACACCGTCTCCAATCTGATGCTGGCTGATTTCCAGTTCAACGTCGCCCAGGCCCTGGGCATCTCCAGCGCCATGATGGTCGCCCTCCAGGCAGTCGGCGCGGCTGCTGGCAACATGATCGCCATCCACAACGTGGTGGCCGCCTCGGCCACCGTCGGCCTCCTGGGGCGCGAAGGCGTCACGCTACGCAAGACGATCCTGCCGACGCTCTACTACGTGATCTTCGCTGGCATCATCGGCATGATCGCCTTCCATGGCCTGGGGGTGGTCGATGGTTTGATGCGCTGA
- a CDS encoding 2Fe-2S iron-sulfur cluster-binding protein, with protein sequence MFHAGERRVQARAGVPEHYLEQVAPYVRDRLPEQHVAFFASLPVLFMGVLDSDGWPWAVVSFAPPGQLCDATPCELQVHARPALAELLGLDFTPGTKVGVLGLDLATRRRNRLNGTLLFPDAVADIAPVGLRIGVDQSFGNCPQYIQQREIDWASEQTKSIASREVALNDEVSRALLAQADTFFIATRAGELDDAAPNGVDVSHRGGRPGFLYMNADGSLSFPDFAGNRFFNTLGNIELDSRVSLLIPDFLTGEVLLLKGHARVDWNPQRAALVEGAERIVDVLPEQVLHVENALPAQGRLIERSPSLALTGDWPATRDEPSTLRRLRVIDKVRESDTITSFYLTPWPQAGQVRESAEIAAYQAGQFLTLRLASTPQHSLSSGEIAVMRSYSLSQAWRAGQNAYRISVRRDPKGLASRLLHDEFAVGDVLEATPPAGDFMLQDSPAPIVLLSSGVGITPMIAMLDALIQQADAGHPPLGEVAFVHAARNGRELAFLDTLERWSHVHAWLRVHIALSRPSKADLVAGRHQSVGRLELASLAGNLSGLALSHVYLCGSEGFMRAQYAALMALGLPRERLHHEFFGLGSLEEGNTLAVAQSADFQARLPERTQVTFTPRGAPGQPSSSDAGITRQWTPEQGNLLELAEQSGVNALSSCRSGRCGSCALRLVEGQVQYPEPPQAAVAQGQVLMCCAYPAGEAPLVIQTL encoded by the coding sequence GTGTTTCATGCAGGTGAGCGACGTGTCCAGGCGCGCGCTGGCGTGCCAGAGCATTATCTCGAGCAGGTCGCTCCCTATGTGCGCGACCGGCTGCCTGAACAGCATGTCGCGTTCTTCGCGAGCCTGCCGGTGCTGTTCATGGGCGTGCTTGACAGCGACGGTTGGCCGTGGGCGGTGGTGAGCTTTGCGCCGCCCGGGCAGCTCTGCGATGCCACGCCCTGTGAGCTGCAGGTGCATGCACGACCCGCGCTGGCGGAATTGCTGGGACTGGATTTTACTCCCGGCACCAAGGTCGGCGTGCTGGGACTGGACCTCGCCACTCGGCGGCGCAATCGTCTGAATGGCACCTTGCTTTTCCCTGACGCGGTGGCAGACATTGCACCCGTTGGGCTGCGGATCGGGGTCGATCAGAGCTTCGGCAATTGTCCGCAATACATCCAGCAACGTGAGATCGACTGGGCTTCCGAGCAGACCAAATCGATCGCCAGCCGTGAGGTGGCACTGAACGATGAGGTGTCGCGTGCCTTGCTGGCCCAGGCAGACACCTTCTTCATCGCGACTCGCGCAGGTGAGCTGGATGACGCTGCGCCCAACGGCGTGGATGTCTCGCATCGTGGCGGCAGGCCAGGCTTTCTGTACATGAATGCCGATGGCAGCCTGTCGTTTCCCGATTTTGCTGGCAATCGCTTCTTCAATACTCTGGGCAATATCGAGCTGGATTCTCGTGTCAGCCTGTTGATTCCTGACTTTCTCACGGGCGAGGTGTTGTTGCTCAAGGGGCATGCTCGGGTCGACTGGAATCCCCAGCGGGCAGCACTGGTCGAGGGCGCCGAGCGCATCGTGGATGTGCTGCCGGAGCAGGTTCTGCATGTCGAGAATGCCTTGCCGGCCCAGGGGCGACTGATCGAACGCTCGCCATCGCTTGCGCTCACCGGTGACTGGCCGGCAACGCGCGATGAGCCATCGACGCTGAGACGTCTGCGCGTCATCGACAAGGTGCGCGAAAGCGACACGATCACCTCCTTTTATCTGACGCCATGGCCGCAAGCGGGGCAGGTTCGCGAATCGGCGGAAATCGCGGCCTATCAAGCCGGCCAGTTTCTGACCCTGCGTCTGGCCTCCACACCACAGCATTCCCTGTCGTCAGGTGAGATTGCGGTGATGCGCAGCTACAGTCTCTCGCAGGCCTGGCGGGCGGGGCAGAATGCCTACCGCATCTCGGTACGTCGCGATCCCAAGGGGCTCGCCTCGAGACTGTTACATGATGAATTCGCGGTGGGCGATGTGCTGGAAGCGACACCACCGGCGGGGGATTTCATGTTGCAGGACTCCCCCGCGCCCATCGTGCTGTTGTCATCCGGTGTCGGTATCACGCCGATGATCGCCATGTTGGATGCCCTGATTCAGCAGGCAGACGCGGGGCATCCTCCGCTCGGCGAGGTAGCCTTCGTACACGCCGCGCGCAATGGGCGTGAGCTGGCGTTTCTCGACACGCTGGAGCGCTGGTCGCACGTGCATGCGTGGTTGCGGGTACATATCGCCCTGTCACGCCCGAGCAAGGCGGATCTCGTGGCCGGTCGGCATCAGTCAGTGGGTAGGCTGGAGCTAGCGAGTCTGGCGGGTAATCTGTCGGGCCTTGCCTTGAGCCATGTCTATCTGTGTGGCTCCGAGGGCTTCATGCGCGCCCAATACGCCGCCCTGATGGCGCTGGGCTTGCCGCGAGAGCGACTGCATCACGAATTCTTTGGCCTTGGCTCGCTTGAGGAGGGAAACACCCTCGCGGTTGCGCAATCAGCAGATTTTCAGGCGCGCTTGCCGGAGCGTACCCAAGTCACCTTCACGCCGCGTGGGGCACCTGGCCAGCCGTCCTCCAGCGATGCGGGCATTACACGACAGTGGACGCCCGAACAGGGCAACCTGCTGGAGCTGGCCGAGCAGTCAGGCGTGAATGCCCTGTCCAGTTGCCGTTCCGGGCGCTGTGGTAGCTGTGCCCTGCGACTCGTCGAGGGGCAGGTGCAGTATCCCGAGCCGCCACAGGCCGCCGTGGCTCAGGGACAGGTGCTGATGTGCTGTGCCTATCCGGCGGGAGAGGCGCCTCTGGTCATCCAGACGCTGTGA